From one Bacteroidota bacterium genomic stretch:
- a CDS encoding tail fiber domain-containing protein: MKKLFNSKTNSKLNHKVWAALALMLAGSSVMAQNSSFDNDAIPIGGNQSCAFGRQSLFNNNGTDNTASGFMSLWTNNIGSNNVGFGSNASYNNKNGNDNTAIGTFALYNNVDDDNTAVGSFAAYNNTSANRITAIGKEALFTNTTVSGLTAVGYHSLYSNTTGSENTALGYNSLSANTIGWRNTAIGHLAMNANTSGFENTAVGEWALLSNTSGNDNTAIGSWSLFSNTTGLYNVSVGNAAMGYNTTGYYSAAVGTFAMLNNTTGFYNTAMGISAMFNNTTGYCNSTFGYGSDVSNNNLNNATAIGYGTVVNASDKVRLGNAAVTVIEGQVAFTNPSDGRFKTNVKEEVRGLDFITKLRPVVYNFECKKFEEFLTKDMPDSIKQNHMKVDFGPGTAVRQSGFIAQEVEQAAKAAGYDFNGVHKPTTDNDNYSLAYGQFVVPLVKAVQEQQAQIEELKALVAALSGKEIGKAAVTGTTSNVSLSDKNAIVLNQNVPNPFAESTVITYNVPNTFQKAQIVFTTAEGKVIRTHDITEKGKGQLNIFADDLTSGIYVYTLVVDGKSVETKKMVKQ, encoded by the coding sequence ATGAAAAAGTTATTCAATTCTAAAACAAATTCAAAACTAAACCACAAAGTTTGGGCAGCCCTGGCATTAATGCTTGCAGGTTCATCAGTAATGGCGCAAAACAGTTCTTTTGATAATGATGCTATTCCCATTGGAGGTAATCAGAGTTGCGCTTTCGGGCGTCAGTCTCTTTTTAATAACAATGGAACTGATAATACAGCTAGTGGTTTTATGTCGCTTTGGACCAATAATATTGGTAGCAATAATGTAGGCTTTGGATCAAACGCATCGTATAATAATAAGAACGGAAACGACAATACTGCCATAGGTACATTTGCATTGTATAACAATGTAGATGACGATAATACCGCTGTCGGTTCGTTTGCTGCTTATAATAACACTTCTGCCAATAGAATCACAGCCATAGGAAAAGAAGCCTTGTTTACGAATACTACTGTGTCAGGGCTTACTGCTGTTGGTTACCATTCACTTTATTCCAATACAACAGGGTCTGAAAACACCGCTCTTGGTTACAATAGTTTAAGTGCTAACACTATTGGATGGCGGAACACCGCTATTGGTCACTTGGCAATGAATGCCAATACCAGTGGTTTTGAGAATACTGCAGTAGGTGAGTGGGCTTTACTAAGCAATACCAGTGGAAATGATAATACCGCTATTGGGTCTTGGTCTTTATTTTCTAACACAACAGGTTTATACAATGTATCGGTTGGTAATGCAGCTATGGGCTACAATACCACAGGATATTATAGTGCGGCCGTGGGAACTTTTGCTATGTTAAATAATACAACTGGATTTTATAATACTGCCATGGGCATAAGTGCCATGTTTAACAACACAACTGGTTATTGTAATTCAACTTTTGGTTATGGTTCAGATGTAAGTAATAATAATTTAAACAATGCTACCGCAATTGGATATGGTACTGTTGTAAATGCAAGTGATAAAGTAAGACTTGGGAATGCTGCAGTAACGGTAATTGAAGGCCAGGTAGCTTTCACCAATCCTTCTGATGGTCGTTTTAAAACCAATGTTAAAGAAGAAGTAAGAGGACTTGATTTTATTACCAAACTTCGCCCGGTGGTTTACAATTTTGAGTGTAAAAAATTCGAAGAATTTTTAACCAAAGATATGCCTGATAGTATTAAGCAAAACCACATGAAAGTAGATTTTGGTCCTGGCACAGCTGTTCGACAAAGTGGTTTTATTGCACAAGAAGTAGAGCAGGCAGCTAAAGCAGCGGGTTACGATTTTAATGGTGTGCATAAACCAACTACTGATAACGATAACTATAGCTTAGCTTACGGACAATTTGTAGTGCCTTTGGTAAAAGCAGTACAAGAACAACAAGCACAAATTGAAGAGTTAAAAGCTTTAGTTGCAGCTTTATCAGGTAAAGAAATAGGTAAAGCTGCCGTTACTGGTACTACATCAAACGTTTCTTTAAGCGATAAAAATGCAATTGTTTTGAACCAAAATGTACCAAATCCATTTGCTGAAAGCACTGTTATTACTTATAATGTGCCTAACACATTCCAAAAAGCACAAATCGTTTTCACAACTGCCGAAGGAAAAGTAATCAGAACACATGATATAACAGAAAAAGGAAAAGGTCAGTTAAACATTTTTGCTGACGATTTAACTTCAGGTATCTATGTATATACTTTGGTAGTTGATGGTAAATCAGTAGAAACTAAAAAAATGGTAAAACAATAA
- a CDS encoding aldehyde dehydrogenase family protein → MSATQTFSLDFLKELNLKEINEGTSTGQNHFADAKAEVKEIYSPVDGKLIGKVKLTTEAEYNKVIGTAEEAFKTWRKMPAPKRGEIVRQYGNLLREFKQPLGELVSYEMGKSLQEGLGEVQEMIDICDFAVGLSRQLTGSTMHSERPNHRMYEQYHPLGVVGIISAFNFPVAVWSWNSMLAAVCGDVCVWKPSEKTPLSAIACQLLMAKVLKENNLPEGIFCLINGDYKVGELMSKDERVPLVSATGSTRMGRIVGATVAQRFGKALLELGGNNAIILTPNANLDLAMVGVVFGAVGTAGQRCTTTRRLIIHESIYEKVKDKLVNAYKQLTIGNPLTGNLVGPLIDKAAVDAYLHAIEQVKAEGGNILCGAEVMQGEGYESGCYVKPTICEAKNSFKIVQHETFAPILYIMKYADFDEAVDMQNGVKQGLSSSVFTDNLQEAEAFLAHWGSDCGIANVNIGTSGAEIGGAFGGEKETGGGRESGSDSWKAYMRRQTNTINYGKELPLAQGIKFDL, encoded by the coding sequence ATGAGCGCAACACAAACATTTTCTCTTGATTTTTTAAAAGAGTTAAACTTAAAAGAAATAAATGAGGGAACCTCAACAGGTCAAAACCATTTTGCTGACGCTAAGGCTGAAGTAAAAGAGATATACTCACCGGTTGATGGTAAATTAATTGGAAAAGTAAAATTAACTACGGAAGCTGAATACAACAAAGTTATTGGCACTGCTGAAGAAGCTTTTAAAACATGGCGTAAAATGCCTGCTCCTAAACGTGGCGAAATTGTGCGTCAATACGGAAACTTATTACGTGAGTTTAAACAACCGCTTGGCGAATTGGTAAGCTACGAAATGGGTAAAAGTTTGCAAGAAGGTTTAGGTGAGGTACAGGAAATGATTGACATATGTGACTTTGCTGTAGGTTTAAGCCGTCAGTTAACGGGTTCAACTATGCATAGTGAGCGCCCAAATCACAGAATGTATGAGCAATACCATCCACTTGGTGTAGTTGGTATTATTTCGGCTTTTAATTTCCCTGTAGCGGTTTGGAGTTGGAATAGTATGTTGGCTGCTGTGTGTGGCGATGTTTGTGTATGGAAACCATCTGAAAAAACACCTCTTTCTGCTATTGCCTGCCAGTTATTAATGGCTAAAGTTTTAAAAGAAAACAATTTACCTGAAGGAATTTTCTGTTTGATTAATGGTGATTATAAAGTAGGTGAATTGATGAGTAAAGACGAACGTGTTCCTTTGGTTTCTGCAACAGGTTCAACACGCATGGGTCGTATAGTTGGAGCTACCGTAGCACAACGTTTTGGAAAAGCTTTATTGGAGTTAGGTGGCAACAATGCTATTATATTAACACCTAATGCTAATTTAGATTTAGCTATGGTGGGTGTGGTATTTGGTGCGGTAGGAACAGCAGGACAACGTTGTACTACTACACGCAGATTGATTATACATGAAAGTATTTACGAAAAAGTAAAAGATAAATTGGTAAATGCTTACAAGCAATTAACCATTGGTAATCCATTAACGGGTAACCTTGTTGGACCATTGATTGACAAAGCGGCTGTTGATGCTTATTTACATGCTATAGAGCAAGTAAAAGCGGAAGGCGGCAATATACTTTGTGGTGCTGAAGTAATGCAAGGCGAAGGTTACGAAAGTGGCTGCTATGTAAAACCAACTATTTGCGAAGCTAAAAACAGCTTTAAAATAGTACAACACGAAACATTTGCTCCTATTCTTTACATTATGAAATATGCTGACTTTGATGAAGCTGTTGATATGCAAAATGGCGTAAAACAAGGTTTAAGCTCAAGTGTATTTACTGATAACTTACAGGAAGCGGAAGCGTTTTTAGCACATTGGGGTAGCGACTGTGGTATAGCCAATGTAAACATTGGAACAAGTGGTGCTGAAATTGGTGGTGCTTTTGGAGGTGAAAAGGAAACGGGTGGTGGCCGCGAAAGTGGAAGCGATAGCTGGAAAGCTTATATGCGCAGACAAACGAATACCATTAACTATGGTAAAGAATTACCATTGGCACAAGGTATTAAATTTGATTTATAG
- a CDS encoding M1 family metallopeptidase produces the protein MKRFFLFVSLLFTWQLLSAQNKSLQLNQSNWQQHVAYTISVKLNDNTNALQGNISMVYTNNSPDEIKEIYMHVWPNAYSGRNTAFAKQHLENGKTDFYFAKPEEQGRIDSLNFAVNNTAVSWKLTNEVDIALLTLNNVLKPGEKITISTPFYVLLPNVYSRMGHEDQLYCITQWFPKPAVYDVNGWNPIPYLDQGEFYSEFGSFDVSITVPKNYIVAATGNLQNEDEKAFLLARSKEEISTENIITSTETKTLRYLQDSVHDFAWFCSKKFNVKKGSVTLASGRKVDTWLFAKKANDKGIEYTNEAIKYYSEHVGEYPYSLVQVVITPLKAGGGMEYPTITNCGNIDRTTIIHEVGHNWFYGILGSNERAYPWMDESINTYYESRCSKEKNDKDAALSPIPQKNILKDVFNADFEDFGQLRLLYNYSARSNQDQPGNLNSVQYTDLNYGAIIYSKNPITFYMLQNYLGDKLFDDMMRAYYQKWKFKHPLPNDFKNHAESFTGKDLSWFFNEIMATDKKMDYKISQVKNNQVVVKNVSGLNVPFSLTSLNYHNKPIRTMQYEGFTGKKIFDLTPLLAKDSIMHNLVLDNNQSSIELYRKNNGWKNKYTVRFLPALESNNKRQIFCIPLYAWNNYNGNMLGLFINNDIFPAQKVEWNITPLYSFTSNDINGYFSIAKNIYPSSALFRKIKIGLNASRFATQGLLPTDGYVETTYEKFAPGIEIDFKQANARSLFENSVSVRHVSVLENKRGSGYFSNWDNQSISAFDATYKLNHKLATYPTAIKAILQVGTDDYTYSRVTAEINQGIAYNTGKKKAYIRLFAGTFLNAESTSKTDWNLTRTYFQLGGTNGANDYFYDEAMFGRAEQNQQQSVLARQIIGRDAGFRNFVSLGNSKTWLTAANITLPFPYKLPIGVYADCSYGEVFAFAPQTGTTTYQTQFSMVGGVYISLAKNIFEIYIPLFASQNVTDSWKNNGGLEHPFERVSFLLNLNAMNPVKIIKNFKL, from the coding sequence ATGAAAAGATTTTTTTTATTTGTATCCCTGCTATTCACATGGCAACTTTTAAGCGCTCAAAACAAGTCGTTGCAGTTAAACCAAAGTAACTGGCAACAACATGTAGCCTACACCATTTCAGTTAAATTAAACGACAATACCAATGCATTGCAAGGCAACATAAGCATGGTATACACGAACAATTCGCCTGATGAAATAAAAGAAATTTATATGCACGTTTGGCCTAATGCTTATAGCGGCCGTAATACGGCTTTTGCCAAACAACATTTAGAAAATGGTAAAACGGATTTTTATTTTGCTAAACCTGAAGAGCAAGGCCGTATTGACAGTTTAAATTTTGCTGTTAATAATACGGCTGTCAGCTGGAAATTAACCAACGAGGTTGATATTGCTTTATTAACGTTAAATAACGTTTTAAAACCGGGTGAAAAAATTACCATCAGCACTCCGTTCTATGTGCTGTTACCTAATGTATACAGCCGTATGGGGCACGAGGACCAATTGTATTGTATTACGCAATGGTTTCCTAAACCAGCGGTATATGATGTTAACGGATGGAACCCTATTCCTTATTTGGACCAAGGTGAGTTTTACAGTGAATTTGGCAGCTTTGATGTAAGTATTACGGTTCCTAAAAACTATATAGTGGCTGCTACGGGTAACTTACAAAATGAGGATGAAAAGGCTTTTTTACTGGCACGTAGTAAAGAGGAAATTTCAACTGAAAACATCATTACAAGCACTGAAACCAAAACCTTGCGTTATTTACAGGATAGCGTACATGATTTTGCCTGGTTTTGCAGTAAAAAATTCAATGTAAAAAAAGGTTCGGTAACGCTAGCCAGCGGTAGAAAAGTTGATACTTGGTTGTTTGCAAAAAAGGCAAATGATAAAGGCATTGAATACACCAACGAAGCCATAAAATATTACTCGGAACATGTGGGTGAATACCCATATAGTTTGGTACAGGTTGTTATTACGCCTCTTAAAGCCGGAGGAGGTATGGAATACCCAACCATTACTAATTGCGGAAACATTGACAGAACTACTATTATTCATGAAGTGGGGCATAATTGGTTTTATGGTATTTTAGGTAGCAATGAACGCGCTTACCCATGGATGGACGAAAGTATAAACACTTATTATGAAAGCAGGTGCAGCAAAGAGAAAAATGATAAAGACGCAGCCTTATCACCTATTCCTCAAAAAAATATATTGAAAGATGTTTTTAATGCTGACTTTGAAGATTTCGGACAGCTAAGATTACTTTATAACTATTCAGCCAGGAGTAACCAAGACCAGCCGGGTAATTTGAACTCTGTGCAGTACACTGACTTGAATTATGGTGCCATTATTTATTCTAAAAACCCTATCACTTTTTATATGCTTCAAAATTACCTGGGCGATAAATTGTTTGATGACATGATGCGTGCTTACTATCAAAAATGGAAATTTAAACATCCGCTGCCTAACGATTTTAAAAACCATGCTGAAAGTTTTACGGGTAAGGATTTAAGCTGGTTTTTTAATGAAATAATGGCTACTGATAAAAAAATGGATTATAAAATAAGCCAGGTTAAAAATAACCAGGTAGTGGTAAAAAATGTAAGCGGCTTGAATGTTCCTTTTAGCTTAACATCGCTTAACTACCATAATAAACCTATCAGGACTATGCAGTATGAAGGTTTTACTGGTAAGAAAATTTTTGATTTAACTCCCTTATTAGCTAAAGACAGTATTATGCATAATTTGGTGTTGGACAATAACCAATCATCCATTGAACTGTATAGAAAAAACAATGGTTGGAAAAACAAGTATACTGTACGGTTTTTACCTGCATTGGAAAGCAATAATAAACGTCAGATTTTCTGTATTCCGCTTTATGCTTGGAATAATTACAATGGCAACATGTTAGGCTTGTTTATTAACAATGATATTTTCCCGGCACAAAAAGTAGAATGGAACATAACTCCTTTGTACAGCTTTACCAGTAATGATATTAATGGTTATTTCAGCATAGCTAAAAACATTTACCCAAGCAGTGCTTTATTCAGAAAAATAAAAATAGGTCTTAACGCTTCGCGCTTTGCTACGCAAGGGTTATTACCTACTGATGGTTATGTAGAAACTACTTATGAGAAATTTGCACCGGGTATTGAAATAGATTTTAAACAGGCTAATGCCAGAAGTTTATTTGAGAACTCAGTAAGTGTTCGCCATGTAAGTGTTTTAGAAAACAAAAGAGGCAGCGGTTACTTTAGCAATTGGGATAACCAAAGCATTTCGGCTTTTGATGCAACCTATAAATTGAACCATAAGCTGGCTACTTACCCAACTGCTATTAAAGCCATTTTGCAGGTGGGAACTGATGATTATACTTATAGCCGTGTAACAGCGGAAATTAATCAAGGTATTGCATATAATACGGGTAAGAAAAAAGCATACATACGCCTTTTTGCAGGAACTTTTTTAAATGCAGAAAGTACCTCTAAAACGGATTGGAACTTAACCCGTACTTATTTTCAACTAGGTGGCACAAATGGTGCTAATGATTATTTTTATGATGAAGCTATGTTTGGCAGAGCGGAGCAAAACCAGCAACAGAGTGTTTTGGCTCGTCAGATTATTGGCAGGGATGCCGGTTTCAGGAACTTTGTAAGTTTAGGTAACAGCAAAACATGGTTAACTGCGGCTAATATTACGCTTCCTTTCCCTTATAAATTACCTATTGGTGTGTATGCCGATTGTTCATATGGCGAGGTATTTGCTTTTGCTCCGCAAACAGGTACTACTACTTACCAAACTCAGTTTTCAATGGTAGGTGGTGTTTATATTAGTTTAGCTAAAAACATTTTCGAAATTTATATACCTCTTTTTGCCTCGCAAAATGTAACAGACAGTTGGAAAAACAATGGTGGCTTAGAGCATCCGTTTGAAAGGGTTAGTTTCTTATTGAATTTAAATGCTATGAATCCAGTAAAAATTATTAAAAATTTTAAGTTGTAA